In Hemitrygon akajei unplaced genomic scaffold, sHemAka1.3 Scf000139, whole genome shotgun sequence, the following proteins share a genomic window:
- the LOC140723832 gene encoding uncharacterized protein — protein MAHQRVHTRGQPFTCTVCGKGFTQSSTLLEHQQVHTGERPFTCSVCGKRFTQSSTLQIHQRVHTEEKPFTCSVCGKGFTRSSNLLSHQRVHSEEMPFTCSECGKGFTQSSNLLVHQRVHTGEKPFTCSECGKGFILSSHLQSHQRVHTGEKPFTCSECGKGFTQSSSLLVHQRVHTGERPFTCSDCGKGFTQSSNLLVHQQVHTGEKPFTCSVCGKGFILSSHLQRHQRVHTGERPFTCSVCGKGFTQSSNLQNHQRVHTGERPFTCLDCGIGFTQSSQLLAHQSVHSGDWPLL, from the coding sequence atggcacaccaacgtgttcacaccagggggcagccattcacctgcacagtctgcgggaagggattcactcagtcatccaccctactggaacatcagcaagttcacactggggagaggccattcacctgctcagtctgtgggaagagattcactcagtcatccaccctacagattcatcagcgagttcacactgaggagaagccgttcacctgctcagtctgtgggaagggattcacccggtcatccaacctactgagtcatcagcgagttcacagtgaggagatgccgttcacctgctcagaatgtgggaagggattcactcagtcatccaacctactggtacatcagcgagttcacactggggagaagccattcacatgctcagaatgtgggaagggattcatactgtcatcccacctacagagtcatcagcgagttcacactggggagaagccgttcacctgctcagaatgtgggaagggattcactcagtcatccagcctactggtacatcagcgagttcacactggggagaggccattcacctgctcagactgtgggaagggcttcactcagtcatccaacctactggtacatcagcaagttcacactggggagaagccattcacctgctcagtctgtgggaagggattcatactgtcatcccacctacagagacaccagcgagttcacactggggagaggccattcacctgctcagtctgtgggaagggattcactcagtcatccaacctacagaatcatcagcgagttcacactggggagaggccgttcacctgcttagactgtgggataggattcactcagtcatcacaactactggcacaccagtcagttcacagtggggactggccgttgttatga